The genomic segment ATAAATAATCATAGTTATTAACATTCCTAAAATTATAGAATTTTTAAGTTGTTTTTTATCTTTTAATTCATTTATCATTTCTGGGACTGCTAAAGTTCCGCCATAAGAGAAAAAAGCAATACCAAAAGGAATTAAAATTTTATAAAAATTAAAATCTTTTAAATTTAAAACATTCATTTTTGGAATTAGAATAATTGCTAGAGCTAAAATCAAACTTATCTTTAAGAATACGAATAAACTTTCATAACCTTCTGCTTTTTTAATATTGGGATAAGTAAATATTAACATTAAAGCAAAATAAGCTGAAGCTGTAATTATTATTGGTAAGTTTAAGAGAGTTGCTAATACTTCACCCACACCAATAATATAGGCTAATAAAGCACCATAAGTTAAAATGATTAAAGAAAAAGTTAGTAAATTTTTTCCTTTGTTTCCAAGATACTTGTAAGCATAACCACTTAGTTGATGTTTGTGATAGGTTCTTAAGACAATTTCTCCCATAAAGAGATTTACTATTAAGAAAATTAAACCTGCAAGTATAATTGCTAAAAGGCCAGTTGATAAGCCAACCTTGTTAATAATATAAGGTAATCCAAGAACACCAGCACCAATAGTCATACCTATAAGTGTTGAAGAAGCAAATAAGGTTCTTTTAAGGCTGTCTGTAAACATATTTAGAGTTAATACGGCAGGTTTTATAAACTCTTTTTTATTTTTAATACTATGACTCTTAATTTATTAATGGCAGATATAAAAAAGGTCGCAGATCCTAAGAAAGCAAAGATTTTAATGCGATTCTTTAAAACTGGAAAAGGTGAATATGGTGAAGGAGATGTTTTTTGGGGTATAGTTGTTCCAAAACAAAGGATAATTGCTAAAAAACATAGAGCGATAAGTTTAGAAGAGTGTTTAAGTTTATTAAAATCTAGAATTCATGAGTGTAGATTAACTGCTTTGTTTATTTTAATTGATAAGTATAAAAAAGGAAGTTTTGAAATTAAAGAAAGAATATTTCAAGAGTATCTAAAAAATACTGAATATATTAATAATTGGGATTTAGTTGATTTATCTGCTCCAAATATAATTGGAGACTATCTTTATGATAAAGATAAATCTATTTTATCTAAATTTGTTAAATCTAAAAGTTTGTGGGTTTAATACATAAAGCTGTTGGGTGGATGTTAAGAGAGATTGGAAAGAGAAATTTAAAAGTTGAAGAGGATTTCTTAAGGAGGTATTATAGAGTAATGCCAAGAACAATGTTAAGGTATGCTATTGAAAAGTTTTCAGAAGAGAAAAGGAAGTTTTATTTGAAAAAATCGTAAAAAAGCAAAAGATTTAAATAGTTCTATTATATAACATATGTTCTATAATGAAACCATTAATTCAAAAGAAGTACCTAAAGTTATATGAAGAAAATGCTATAACTAGGGTATATAACCTCTTATTTAAGTATCCTGAGAAAGAGTTTAGTCTTAGCGATATTGCTAGAGAAGCG from the Candidatus Woesearchaeota archaeon genome contains:
- a CDS encoding GerAB/ArcD/ProY family transporter, which codes for MFTDSLKRTLFASSTLIGMTIGAGVLGLPYIINKVGLSTGLLAIILAGLIFLIVNLFMGEIVLRTYHKHQLSGYAYKYLGNKGKNLLTFSLIILTYGALLAYIIGVGEVLATLLNLPIIITASAYFALMLIFTYPNIKKAEGYESLFVFLKISLILALAIILIPKMNVLNLKDFNFYKILIPFGIAFFSYGGTLAVPEMINELKDKKQLKNSIILGMLITMIIYIIFSVSFIGAFGSNIKEIAVLNLDSELLSLLGNLFIFFALSSSFIVVTIGMKDLFHYDLNIRKKLAWLLVIIPPFILFILGFNSFIETISIAGSFAMGLEGILIILMYNSAKKHSERKPEYEIKHYNLLSYVLLIVFLLVIVYQVISLI